Proteins found in one Maledivibacter sp. genomic segment:
- a CDS encoding ribosomal L7Ae/L30e/S12e/Gadd45 family protein, translated as MHLMELRKQNKLKVGTKQSARAINDDKAGTLFVAKDCEQHVVRTIVEAAKNRSIQIVYVESMKKLGEACGIDVGAATAVIIK; from the coding sequence ATGCACTTAATGGAATTGAGAAAGCAAAACAAGCTGAAAGTAGGAACGAAACAGTCTGCAAGAGCTATAAACGATGATAAAGCTGGAACTCTCTTTGTAGCAAAGGATTGTGAACAGCATGTTGTAAGAACCATTGTTGAAGCTGCTAAGAATAGAAGCATTCAGATTGTTTATGTGGAATCTATGAAGAAGCTTGGAGAAGCATGTGGAATTGACGTCGGTGCTGCAACAGCAGTTATTATAAAATAA